In the genome of Dermacentor silvarum isolate Dsil-2018 chromosome 1, BIME_Dsil_1.4, whole genome shotgun sequence, one region contains:
- the LOC119434659 gene encoding uncharacterized protein LOC119434659 yields MAITSFITLSLLVVGALAGTKQDANNYIDTVLRDHLPANVRSLNLDPTHLPGFNFKVDSTGLSNRDLKAQFASGMLYGLSSVVRRRGDCGVPGWQGSSVTTGCYVSLDSLRLTYDGSVSGYSLLGGKKNISLDLVVEKTNAFVEASAVPGQAATLKTLTVTGIEFRVNVNKKLELNDKREKKFLKAVKQAAGGILQGILYTSFREALSRSVSRVPLPRP; encoded by the exons ATGGCCATCACTTCTTTCATCACTTTGAGCCTGCTTGTCGTCG GTGCACTCGCTGGCACCAAGCAGGATGCCAACAACTACATCGACACGGTGCTGCGCGACCACCTTCCGGCCAACGTACGCTCGCTCAACTTGGACCCGACGCACCTGCCGGGCTTCAACTTCAAGGTCGACTCGACGGGCCTGTCCAACCGGGACCTGAAGGCTCAGTTCGCATCGGGCATGCTGTACGGCCTGTCGAGCGTGGTGCGCCGGCGCGGCGACTGCGGCGTACCGGGCTGGCAGGGCTCGAGCGTCACCACCGGCTGTTACGTGTCTCTCGACTCGCTGCGACTTACTTACGACGGCAGCGTCAGCGGATACAGCCTTCTTGGCGGCAAAAAGAACATAAGTCTCGACCTGGTCGTCGAGAAGACCAACGCCTTCGTCGAGGCTTCCGCGGTCCCTG GCCAGGCAGCTACGCTGAAGACGCTGACGGTGACCGGCATCGAGTTCCGCGTGAACGTCAACAAGAAGCTCGAACTGAACGACAAGCGCGAGAAGAAGTTCCTCAAGGCCGTCAAGCAGGCGGCCGGCGGCATACTGCAGGGCATCCTCTACACATCCTTCCGCGAAGCCCTCAGCCGCTCCGTCAGCAGGGTGCCGCTGCCCAGGCCATGA